One window from the genome of Synechococcus sp. PROS-7-1 encodes:
- the miaA gene encoding tRNA (adenosine(37)-N6)-dimethylallyltransferase MiaA → MPHTSPETEARNNSNAPLVVVLLGPTASGKTALALELAERFALDIINVDSRQLYREMSIGTAKPSPEQQARICHHLLDLRDPDQPITLQEFQQEALQAVNHSLATRGAAFLVGGSGLYLKALTGGLRPPAVAPQPALRRQLAHLGQPLCHQLLTRADPEAAVRIASADAVRTQRALEVLYATGAPMSGQTSASPPPWRVLELGLNPANLRQRISERTQALYNQGLVEETRHLRERYGADLPLLQTIGYGEALHVLDGTLSLQAAIAQTTRRTQQFAKRQRTWFRRQHQPQWLPDDNPLSEAGRLIEAGLG, encoded by the coding sequence ATGCCTCACACCAGCCCTGAGACGGAGGCCCGAAACAACAGCAATGCCCCCCTCGTGGTGGTGCTGCTCGGCCCCACCGCCAGCGGCAAAACCGCCCTCGCTCTAGAGCTGGCCGAGCGCTTCGCCCTGGACATCATCAATGTGGATTCCAGGCAGCTCTACCGGGAGATGAGCATTGGCACCGCCAAGCCCAGCCCGGAGCAACAGGCCCGCATCTGCCACCATCTGCTCGACCTGCGCGATCCCGACCAACCGATCACTTTGCAGGAATTTCAGCAGGAAGCGCTGCAGGCCGTGAACCACAGCCTGGCCACCCGCGGCGCCGCCTTTCTGGTGGGCGGCAGCGGCCTTTATCTCAAAGCGCTCACCGGCGGCCTGCGTCCCCCCGCCGTGGCGCCCCAGCCGGCGCTGCGCCGGCAATTGGCACACCTGGGGCAACCGCTGTGCCACCAGCTGCTAACGCGCGCTGATCCTGAGGCGGCCGTGCGCATTGCCAGCGCTGATGCGGTGCGCACCCAACGCGCCCTGGAGGTGCTCTATGCCACGGGAGCGCCGATGAGCGGCCAGACCAGTGCCAGCCCGCCGCCCTGGCGCGTGCTGGAGCTGGGACTCAATCCCGCCAACCTGCGCCAGCGCATCAGTGAACGCACCCAGGCGCTGTACAACCAGGGATTGGTGGAAGAAACCCGCCATCTGCGCGAGCGCTACGGCGCAGACCTGCCCCTTCTGCAGACCATTGGCTATGGCGAGGCCCTGCACGTGCTCGACGGCACGCTCAGCCTTCAAGCAGCGATCGCCCAAACCACCCGGCGCACCCAGCAATTCGCCAAACGCCAACGCACCTGGTTCCGGCGCCAGCACCAGCCCCAGTGGTTGCCCGATGACAATCCCCTGAGTGAAGCCGGACGCCTGATCGAGGCGGGTCTAGGGTGA